The following proteins are encoded in a genomic region of Nocardioides sp. cx-173:
- a CDS encoding formate--tetrahydrofolate ligase has product MLSDIEIANAAELQPIAQVARERLGIDPVHLVPYGHHKAKVDLGYLRSLEERPAGKLILMTALSPTPAGEGKTTTTVGLADALSGLGLNAMACLREPSMGPVFGMKGGAAGGGWAQVVPMSDINLHFTGDFAAIAAANHLLAALIDNHLHHGNALGIDVRSVDWKRVLDLNDRALREVVVGLGGPANGYPREDGFDIVVASELMAIFCLTESWADLKRRIGDIVVAHTRDKRPVTARDLDAHGAMAVLLRDALAPNLVQTLEHTPAFVHGGPFANIAHGCSSVVATRAALRLADYVVTEAGFGADLGAEKFVDIKCRKSGLRPDAAVVVATVRALKFHGGVEVADLEREDLSAVERGMENLERHLRNVREVYGIPCVVALNRFPSDTDAEVARVVELVDAVGVAAYPATHFVDGGAGATDLAKGVLDLLDGSDPSTFSFTYPDDLPLREKVETLAHRLYGASSVTWDGKAKRRLDRLQAEGYGGLPVCVAKTQYSFSTDPTLRGAPTGHDLHVREVRLSAGAGFVVLVCGDVMTMPGLPPTPAASRIDLLDDGTIVGLS; this is encoded by the coding sequence GTGCTGTCGGACATCGAGATCGCGAACGCCGCCGAGCTGCAGCCCATCGCCCAGGTTGCCCGAGAGCGGCTGGGGATCGACCCGGTCCACCTGGTGCCGTACGGACATCACAAGGCGAAGGTGGACCTGGGCTACCTGCGGTCCCTCGAGGAGCGCCCGGCCGGCAAGCTGATCCTGATGACGGCCCTGTCGCCGACGCCGGCGGGGGAGGGCAAGACGACCACCACGGTCGGGCTGGCCGATGCGCTGAGCGGGCTGGGGCTCAACGCGATGGCCTGCCTGCGCGAGCCGTCGATGGGCCCGGTCTTCGGCATGAAGGGCGGTGCCGCCGGCGGCGGCTGGGCCCAGGTGGTGCCGATGAGCGACATCAACCTGCACTTCACCGGTGACTTCGCCGCGATCGCGGCCGCCAACCACCTGCTGGCCGCGCTGATCGACAACCACCTCCACCACGGCAACGCGCTCGGCATCGACGTCCGGTCGGTGGACTGGAAGCGCGTGCTGGACCTCAACGACCGCGCGCTGCGCGAGGTCGTGGTCGGCCTCGGCGGTCCGGCCAACGGCTACCCGCGCGAGGACGGTTTCGACATCGTGGTGGCCTCCGAGCTGATGGCGATCTTCTGCCTCACCGAGTCGTGGGCCGACCTCAAGCGCCGGATCGGCGACATCGTGGTCGCCCACACCCGGGACAAGAGGCCGGTGACGGCGCGCGACCTCGATGCCCACGGGGCCATGGCGGTCCTGCTGCGCGACGCGCTCGCGCCCAACCTGGTGCAGACCCTCGAGCACACCCCGGCGTTCGTGCACGGCGGACCGTTCGCCAACATCGCGCACGGCTGCAGCTCGGTCGTCGCCACCCGCGCGGCGCTGCGGCTGGCCGACTACGTCGTCACGGAGGCCGGCTTCGGGGCCGACCTCGGTGCGGAGAAGTTCGTCGACATCAAGTGCCGCAAGTCCGGGCTCCGCCCCGACGCCGCGGTGGTCGTGGCTACCGTGCGCGCGCTGAAGTTCCACGGCGGCGTCGAGGTGGCCGACCTGGAGCGCGAGGACCTCAGCGCCGTCGAGCGCGGCATGGAGAATCTCGAGCGGCACCTGCGCAACGTGCGCGAGGTCTACGGGATCCCCTGCGTGGTCGCCCTCAACCGCTTCCCCTCCGACACCGACGCGGAGGTCGCCAGGGTCGTCGAGCTGGTCGACGCGGTGGGGGTCGCGGCCTACCCCGCCACCCACTTCGTCGACGGCGGCGCCGGGGCCACCGACCTGGCCAAGGGGGTGCTCGACCTGCTCGACGGCTCCGACCCGTCGACGTTCTCCTTCACCTATCCCGACGACCTCCCGCTGCGGGAGAAGGTGGAGACGCTCGCCCACCGGCTCTACGGCGCCTCGAGCGTGACCTGGGACGGCAAGGCCAAACGGCGCCTCGACCGGCTCCAGGCCGAGGGGTACGGCGGACTGCCGGTCTGCGTCGCCAAGACGCAGTACTCGTTCTCGACCGACCCGACCCTGCGTGGAGCGCCCACCGGTCACGACCTGCACGTGCGCGAGGTGCGGCTCTCGGCCGGCGCCGGCTTCGTGGTGCTCGTGTGCGGGGACGTGATGACGATGCCCGGCCTGCCGCCGACCCCCGCCGCCTCCCGGATCGACCTGCTCGACGACGGCACGATCGTGGGCCTGTCCTGA
- a CDS encoding M15 family metallopeptidase has protein sequence MTYQRSRSLLIGVLLLVAVVTLACGGGDGEAGDRSAPSGSSDVPPAPAGDLPATDGEAGAFDTSRAGVARLDPDLREAVVTAARDARRAGVPMVVTSGWRSREHQQRLYDEAVATYGSDEEARRYVATPDTSAHVTGDAVDLGPTDALSWLSQHGSRYGLCQTFANEMWHYELSTSPGGECPPMLADGRSRG, from the coding sequence ATGACCTACCAGCGCTCACGTTCCCTGCTCATCGGCGTCCTGCTGCTCGTCGCCGTCGTCACGCTGGCCTGTGGCGGCGGCGACGGGGAGGCGGGCGACCGGTCCGCCCCGTCCGGGTCGAGCGACGTACCCCCGGCGCCGGCCGGCGACCTCCCCGCCACGGACGGTGAGGCCGGCGCGTTCGACACCAGCCGGGCCGGCGTCGCGCGTCTGGACCCCGATCTGCGCGAGGCGGTCGTGACGGCCGCGCGCGACGCGCGCCGCGCGGGGGTGCCGATGGTCGTCACCAGCGGCTGGCGCAGCCGTGAGCACCAGCAGCGCCTCTACGACGAGGCCGTCGCCACCTACGGCAGCGACGAGGAGGCACGACGCTATGTCGCCACGCCGGACACGTCGGCGCACGTCACCGGCGACGCCGTCGACCTCGGACCGACCGACGCCCTCAGCTGGCTGAGCCAGCACGGGTCCCGCTACGGCCTGTGCCAGACCTTCGCCAACGAGATGTGGCACTACGAGCTCTCCACGAGCCCCGGCGGCGAGTGCCCGCCGATGCTGGCCGACGGCAGGAGTCGGGGCTAG
- a CDS encoding class II glutamine amidotransferase, translating to MCRLFGMHAGRTPRRATFWLLSAPDSLAEQSHRMPDGTGLGVFGLDGRPVLDKQPLAAYDDPAFATEAKDLASTTFVAHVRYATTGPVGPENTHPFEQDGRLLAHNGVVEDLDRLEDRLRELEAMSLVQGQTDSERVFALITAEARRNGGDVGAAITAALTWIADNLTLYAVNLILTTPTELWAVRYPDTHELHVLELPGRGGLDPLSHATHRISARSEELGGQRSVVVASEPMTDDPGWRLMDSGEVLHVGPDLDVHSSRPLPAHPAHLEAVGDLDRDTAIAQHPGGHEGLAAAQPDHD from the coding sequence ATGTGCCGGTTGTTCGGGATGCATGCGGGGCGCACGCCACGACGAGCCACCTTCTGGTTGCTGAGCGCGCCGGACAGCTTGGCCGAGCAGAGCCATCGGATGCCCGACGGCACGGGACTGGGGGTTTTCGGGCTCGACGGTCGCCCCGTCCTGGACAAGCAGCCGCTGGCGGCGTACGACGACCCTGCGTTCGCAACGGAGGCCAAGGACCTCGCCAGCACCACCTTCGTGGCCCACGTGCGCTACGCGACCACCGGTCCGGTCGGGCCTGAGAACACCCATCCCTTCGAGCAGGACGGACGCCTGCTCGCCCACAACGGGGTGGTGGAGGACCTGGACCGGCTCGAGGACCGCCTGCGAGAGCTCGAGGCGATGAGCCTGGTCCAGGGGCAGACCGACAGCGAGCGGGTCTTCGCGCTGATCACCGCGGAGGCGCGGCGCAACGGCGGGGACGTCGGCGCGGCCATCACCGCTGCCCTGACCTGGATCGCGGACAACCTGACGCTGTACGCGGTCAACCTCATCCTGACCACCCCCACTGAGCTGTGGGCGGTGCGCTACCCCGACACCCATGAGCTCCATGTGCTGGAGCTCCCCGGCCGTGGCGGCCTCGACCCGCTCTCGCACGCCACCCATCGGATCAGCGCGCGCAGCGAGGAGCTCGGCGGGCAGCGCAGCGTCGTGGTCGCGAGTGAGCCCATGACCGACGACCCCGGCTGGCGGCTGATGGACTCTGGAGAGGTGCTCCACGTCGGCCCCGACCTGGACGTGCACAGCTCCCGCCCGCTGCCGGCGCACCCCGCCCACCTCGAGGCCGTCGGCGACCTCGACCGCGACACAGCGATCGCCCAGCATCCCGGCGGCCACGAGGGTCTGGCCGCAGCTCAGCCGGACCACGACTAG
- a CDS encoding Dps family protein: MTQTMHPQHTAHPAFQASTRLGAHLQQLLVDLTDLHLQGKQLHWNVVGKNFRDTHLVLDEVVDAAREFSDVVAERMRAIYITPDARSKTVAATTSLPDVSSEEIDTADTVDAIVAALYATAGTARRIHDDVDAEDPTSADILHTILERLEQLAWMIDSENRVANASIPRSMHK, from the coding sequence ATGACCCAGACCATGCACCCCCAGCACACCGCTCACCCGGCCTTCCAGGCCTCCACCCGGCTCGGCGCCCACCTTCAGCAGCTCCTCGTCGATCTCACCGACCTGCACCTGCAGGGCAAGCAGCTGCACTGGAACGTCGTCGGCAAGAACTTCCGCGACACCCACCTGGTCCTGGACGAGGTCGTCGACGCGGCCCGCGAGTTCTCGGACGTGGTCGCGGAGCGGATGCGCGCCATCTACATCACCCCCGACGCGCGCTCGAAGACCGTCGCCGCGACCACGAGCCTCCCCGACGTCTCGTCGGAGGAGATCGACACGGCCGACACCGTCGACGCGATCGTGGCCGCCCTCTACGCGACCGCAGGCACGGCCCGCCGGATCCACGACGACGTGGACGCGGAGGACCCGACCTCGGCCGACATCCTGCACACGATCCTCGAGCGGCTCGAGCAGCTCGCCTGGATGATCGACTCCGAGAACCGCGTCGCCAACGCCAGCATCCCCCGCTCGATGCACAAGTGA
- a CDS encoding TetR/AcrR family transcriptional regulator C-terminal domain-containing protein — MAALTRERILACAVSMADRDGLDAVTLRKIAGELGVHVTSLYNHVATRDAITDGIVDTLLDEAHLPVTPVAWEEWARSFFAAMSTLATQHPGAFTAFSRRPVQGPRAAASFEVAMAAFSEAGLSTEDAYNAVKSVAYIALMVGAERSMVARGELLETAMEDLPDETFPQFHALEEHDPTTAWAFSLETLVAGLRAQVARQAATR; from the coding sequence GTGGCGGCGCTGACGCGAGAGCGGATCCTGGCCTGCGCGGTGTCCATGGCCGACCGCGACGGGCTCGACGCGGTGACCCTGCGCAAGATCGCGGGGGAGCTGGGCGTCCACGTCACCTCGCTCTACAACCACGTGGCCACCCGCGACGCCATCACCGACGGCATCGTCGACACCCTCCTGGACGAGGCGCACCTGCCCGTGACGCCCGTGGCGTGGGAGGAGTGGGCGCGCAGCTTCTTCGCCGCCATGAGCACCCTGGCCACCCAGCACCCGGGCGCCTTCACCGCGTTCTCCCGCCGCCCCGTCCAGGGCCCCCGCGCCGCCGCCTCCTTCGAGGTCGCGATGGCCGCGTTCAGCGAGGCCGGGCTGTCGACCGAGGACGCCTACAACGCCGTGAAGTCGGTCGCCTACATCGCGCTCATGGTCGGCGCCGAGCGCAGCATGGTGGCCCGCGGCGAGCTCCTGGAGACCGCCATGGAGGACCTTCCGGACGAGACGTTCCCGCAGTTCCACGCTCTCGAGGAGCACGATCCGACCACCGCGTGGGCGTTCAGCCTGGAGACGCTCGTCGCCGGGCTCCGGGCGCAGGTCGCTCGGCAGGCCGCGACCCGGTAG
- a CDS encoding serine hydrolase domain-containing protein, with protein sequence MSATFTHQELEQKLGELIRKHDVPGAQLAVLDGDAVTEVAAGVLSLRTGAPTTTDALFLPGSIGKLYTATLVMMLVDEGKLDLDTPIRTYLPDFEVADHHARDTVTARDLLTHTSGFDGDHFTDTGRGDDALAKYVAGCADLPQIAPPGLIWSYSNSGYSILGRVVEVLMGTPFEEALRERIFTPLGLQHSVCFADEAIVHPVSVGHVPDPEDPATLVVSPTWGLWRAFAPMGSALVASAGDVLKFTQLHLDGGVAPDGTRLLDAGLAASMLEQQVALVDDTVLGQGWGLGWILDHWGEVSVVGHDGNSIGQNAFMRVNPEERFGFCLQTNVESALNLYRELADWLYGRRLGVGPRPDPAALEDVAVTDPDRYTGSYHREGLTFEIRASDEGHLLATVTPSHGVAQDQGWPPMIDLPLVPVVRDDSFLLKLPIADADLLAAFFNPDEVGGRPTYMHFGGRAHRRV encoded by the coding sequence ATGTCCGCCACGTTCACGCACCAGGAGCTCGAGCAGAAGCTCGGCGAGCTCATCCGCAAGCACGACGTCCCGGGCGCCCAGCTGGCCGTCCTCGACGGCGACGCCGTCACCGAGGTCGCCGCCGGCGTCCTCAGCCTGAGGACGGGGGCACCCACCACCACCGACGCCCTCTTCCTGCCCGGCTCGATCGGCAAGCTCTACACCGCGACCCTGGTGATGATGCTCGTCGACGAGGGCAAGCTCGACCTGGACACCCCGATCCGGACCTATCTGCCCGACTTCGAGGTCGCCGACCACCACGCTCGCGACACCGTCACCGCGCGCGACCTACTGACCCACACCAGCGGCTTCGACGGGGACCACTTCACCGACACCGGCCGCGGCGACGACGCGCTGGCGAAGTACGTCGCCGGCTGCGCCGACCTGCCGCAGATCGCTCCCCCGGGGCTGATCTGGAGCTACAGCAACAGCGGCTACTCGATCCTCGGCCGCGTGGTCGAGGTCCTCATGGGCACGCCGTTCGAGGAGGCGCTCCGTGAGCGGATCTTCACTCCCCTGGGACTGCAGCACAGCGTCTGCTTCGCCGACGAGGCGATCGTGCATCCCGTCTCGGTGGGGCACGTCCCCGACCCGGAGGACCCGGCCACGCTGGTGGTCAGCCCGACCTGGGGCCTGTGGCGGGCGTTCGCCCCGATGGGCAGCGCGTTGGTGGCGTCGGCGGGCGACGTACTCAAGTTCACGCAGCTGCACCTGGACGGCGGCGTCGCCCCCGACGGCACCCGGCTCCTGGACGCCGGCCTGGCCGCCAGCATGCTCGAGCAGCAGGTCGCCCTGGTCGACGACACCGTGCTCGGGCAGGGCTGGGGGCTCGGCTGGATCCTCGACCACTGGGGCGAGGTCTCCGTGGTCGGCCACGACGGCAACTCCATCGGGCAGAACGCCTTCATGCGCGTGAACCCCGAAGAGCGGTTCGGCTTCTGCCTGCAGACCAACGTGGAGAGCGCGCTGAACCTCTACCGCGAGCTGGCCGACTGGCTCTACGGCCGGCGCCTCGGCGTCGGCCCGCGACCCGACCCGGCCGCGCTCGAGGACGTCGCGGTGACCGACCCCGACCGCTACACCGGCAGCTACCACCGCGAGGGCCTGACCTTTGAGATCCGCGCGAGCGACGAAGGACACCTGCTCGCCACGGTGACGCCGTCGCACGGGGTCGCGCAGGACCAGGGCTGGCCGCCGATGATCGACCTGCCCCTCGTGCCGGTCGTCCGCGACGACTCGTTCCTGCTCAAGCTGCCGATCGCCGACGCCGACCTGCTCGCGGCGTTCTTCAACCCCGACGAGGTCGGTGGCCGGCCGACGTACATGCACTTCGGGGGCCGGGCGCACCGGCGGGTCTGA
- a CDS encoding cyclodeaminase/cyclohydrolase family protein, with product MVHDAQPDTGTVTDLLDRLAARTPTPAGGSVAALCTAQAAALVAMVARYCELPDLVERADRLVVRSQQLMVDDERAFAAVAEAWARPRGVPSEDEQRRAVVSTALLGASEPQAQVVETAVEVLVLIDRLRPAAKAGLLADLVAAGEVARAGCAIARMNVGSNLRGLPESDDRSRLLRRMGVTKERD from the coding sequence GTGGTGCACGACGCTCAGCCGGACACCGGGACGGTCACCGACCTCCTGGACCGCCTCGCCGCCCGGACCCCGACCCCGGCCGGGGGTTCGGTCGCGGCGCTGTGCACCGCCCAGGCCGCGGCGCTGGTGGCGATGGTGGCCCGCTACTGCGAGCTCCCGGACCTCGTCGAGCGGGCGGACCGGCTGGTCGTCCGTTCGCAGCAGCTGATGGTCGACGACGAGCGAGCCTTCGCCGCCGTGGCCGAGGCCTGGGCGCGCCCCCGCGGCGTTCCCAGCGAGGACGAGCAGCGGCGCGCCGTGGTGAGTACGGCGCTGCTGGGCGCGTCCGAGCCGCAGGCGCAGGTCGTGGAGACCGCGGTCGAGGTGCTGGTCCTGATCGACCGGCTGCGGCCCGCGGCCAAGGCCGGCCTGCTCGCCGATCTGGTCGCGGCGGGCGAGGTGGCCAGGGCCGGGTGCGCCATCGCGCGGATGAACGTCGGCTCCAACCTGCGCGGACTGCCGGAGTCCGACGACCGTTCGCGACTGCTGCGGCGCATGGGCGTCACCAAGGAGAGGGACTGA
- a CDS encoding family 16 glycosylhydrolase yields MATHPPTPPSSQTPLGGRLRRARAAGLALTLTVCALATVTATSSATATPAPAAAPAASTSERAVGTLTVSPAVHVAGQAVTFQGRLPKPGRRAIRLQFHMNRPGDKWTDVKNGKARTSASGAFKFRFPAPSMFKIRYRVAGGGMVTAPHLFYAKPQAVSLSVNGQDEKDQFVTVPPALPYTVEVDSAADLYPARRLEPPTFAGRVITLQERVNGNQWRTVATRKADAAGIALFPLTAAPAGERVLRARAEDVTAGGHRIGWTPSWPTYVRFASSDLPIREDDGPDRAARVRAATAPDSSRYGVASSSWGWHTPRYDWAWEFGESLTSAPFRGQVLKGRWLDASSGSGRASVFNGALAFQSRLILKGEGDRGTTSATVSGNAQTYGRWEFSAWQNVFEDGARNYRMRLELVPQGAAAVACSPEAIQVADMEIGSRSYSVGVRSARAKAQWRHTKTSTPAASGVHAFAVEVAKDHITWFFDGKAFATVKRNALAGKALVPRMSLVGADDATEHNGSQFSVDWVRAWSLKTGRQARTGKVLGKSAYSATC; encoded by the coding sequence GTGGCCACACACCCACCCACCCCGCCGTCGAGCCAGACACCGCTAGGCGGTCGCCTGCGCCGCGCGCGGGCCGCCGGGCTCGCCCTGACGCTGACGGTCTGCGCGCTCGCGACGGTCACGGCCACCTCCAGCGCGACCGCGACCCCCGCACCCGCCGCCGCACCCGCCGCCTCGACGTCCGAGCGCGCCGTCGGCACGCTCACCGTCTCCCCCGCGGTGCACGTGGCCGGACAGGCGGTAACCTTCCAGGGCAGGCTGCCCAAGCCCGGGCGGCGGGCGATCCGCCTGCAGTTCCACATGAACCGGCCGGGCGACAAGTGGACCGACGTCAAGAACGGCAAGGCGAGGACGAGCGCGTCGGGGGCCTTCAAGTTCCGCTTCCCGGCGCCGTCGATGTTCAAGATCAGGTACCGCGTGGCGGGCGGCGGCATGGTGACCGCGCCGCACCTCTTCTACGCCAAGCCGCAGGCGGTGTCGCTGTCGGTCAACGGGCAGGACGAGAAGGACCAGTTCGTGACCGTGCCGCCCGCCCTCCCCTACACCGTGGAGGTCGACTCCGCCGCGGACCTCTACCCGGCTCGCCGCCTCGAGCCCCCGACGTTCGCCGGACGGGTCATCACGCTGCAGGAGCGCGTCAACGGCAACCAGTGGCGCACCGTGGCCACCCGCAAGGCCGACGCTGCCGGCATCGCGCTCTTCCCCCTCACCGCGGCACCCGCCGGCGAGCGCGTGCTGCGCGCCCGGGCCGAGGACGTCACCGCGGGCGGGCACAGGATCGGCTGGACGCCCTCGTGGCCGACGTACGTGCGGTTCGCTTCCTCCGACCTCCCCATCCGAGAGGACGACGGTCCGGACCGCGCGGCTCGCGTCCGCGCCGCGACCGCGCCCGACTCGAGCCGCTACGGCGTCGCGAGCTCCAGCTGGGGCTGGCACACGCCGCGCTACGACTGGGCGTGGGAGTTCGGCGAGTCGCTCACCTCGGCGCCCTTCCGAGGCCAGGTGCTCAAGGGGAGGTGGCTGGATGCGTCGAGCGGCAGCGGGCGGGCCTCCGTCTTCAACGGCGCGCTGGCCTTCCAGAGCCGGCTGATCCTCAAGGGCGAGGGTGACCGCGGCACCACGTCGGCCACGGTGAGCGGCAACGCCCAGACCTACGGCCGCTGGGAGTTCAGCGCCTGGCAGAACGTCTTCGAGGACGGGGCGCGCAACTACCGGATGCGGCTGGAGCTGGTCCCCCAGGGCGCTGCGGCCGTCGCGTGCTCACCCGAGGCGATCCAGGTCGCCGACATGGAGATCGGCTCCAGGTCGTACTCCGTGGGGGTGCGCTCCGCGCGGGCCAAGGCGCAGTGGAGGCACACGAAGACCTCGACGCCGGCCGCGAGCGGCGTGCACGCGTTCGCGGTCGAGGTGGCCAAGGACCACATCACCTGGTTCTTCGACGGCAAGGCCTTCGCGACGGTGAAGCGGAACGCGCTCGCCGGCAAGGCACTGGTGCCCCGGATGAGCCTGGTCGGCGCGGACGACGCCACGGAGCACAACGGCAGCCAGTTCTCCGTCGACTGGGTGCGTGCCTGGTCGCTCAAGACGGGCAGGCAGGCCAGGACAGGGAAGGTGCTGGGCAAGAGCGCCTACTCCGCCACCTGCTGA